One window of Brevinema andersonii genomic DNA carries:
- a CDS encoding flagellar hook capping FlgD N-terminal domain-containing protein produces MVLSTEMNTAQKQILEKKSHAFNSQLKEKQKIVSKNTLEEADFLTLLVTQLKTQDPTKPMDDKQFIGQMAQFTSLKQMSAVAENLTKFTKEFDFTKSVSLVGKEISWTDAAGFERSGIVDSVLMRDGLSFLKSGGQEIAFKDITQVKNMLVAAGN; encoded by the coding sequence ATGGTATTGTCAACAGAAATGAATACTGCTCAAAAACAAATTTTAGAGAAAAAGTCACACGCATTTAATTCTCAACTCAAAGAAAAACAAAAAATAGTCAGCAAAAATACACTTGAAGAAGCAGATTTTTTAACTCTTTTAGTGACCCAGCTGAAAACACAAGATCCTACCAAGCCAATGGATGATAAACAATTTATTGGACAAATGGCACAGTTTACGTCGCTGAAGCAAATGAGTGCTGTTGCTGAAAATTTGACGAAATTTACTAAAGAATTCGATTTCACTAAGAGTGTCTCTCTTGTCGGTAAAGAAATTTCTTGGACTGATGCTGCAGGTTTTGAACGTTCGGGAATTGTGGATTCTGTTCTTATGCGTGACGGGTTGAGTTTTCTGAAATCTGGCGGTCAGGAAATTGCTTTTAAAGATATTACTCAAGTCAAAAATATGCTGGTTGCAGCTGGAAATTAA
- the flgE gene encoding flagellar hook protein FlgE → MVRSLYSGVSGLQNHQTRMDVIGNNVANVNTTGFKKGRVTFQDILSQMSSGAARPNEDRGGINAKQVGLGMAVASIDNIMTQGSLQTTGKNTDLAITGEGFYVMQDGENTFYTRNGNFMIDRDGTLVNSSGLRVQGWQSELFPTGEYVVDTSAPVGDLKIEQGQKVEAQATRNVKFRSNLNANALILDANATAAERVQATHGTSIDIFDPYGNPWRLSSSFERNALNEWNMALTMTDKDGNKIENIRVSVGTAKLDTNNALNLTFNTNGTLAAITEAAGEAGDTDAEGSISAIVTYDHPDGTTQTFNMDLGEAGSVKNTITQFASRFTTEAYEQNGNGMGYMESFLIDESGLITGVMDNGVRRPLGQVALAVFTNPMGLEKQGTSLYAESNNSGMASIGEAGTMGRGKLIVGALEMSNVDLSETFTDMIVTERGFQSNSRVITTSDNMLQEVLNLKR, encoded by the coding sequence ATGGTACGATCGTTATATTCAGGAGTGTCCGGGCTTCAAAATCATCAAACTCGCATGGATGTTATAGGAAATAATGTTGCTAACGTTAATACGACAGGTTTTAAGAAAGGCCGGGTAACATTTCAAGATATTTTATCGCAGATGAGTTCTGGAGCAGCGCGTCCTAATGAAGACCGTGGTGGTATCAACGCGAAACAAGTCGGTTTAGGGATGGCTGTTGCGTCGATTGACAATATTATGACTCAAGGTTCGTTGCAGACAACAGGGAAAAATACTGATTTGGCGATTACTGGTGAAGGATTTTATGTGATGCAAGATGGCGAAAATACTTTCTATACGCGGAACGGTAATTTTATGATAGACCGTGACGGTACTCTAGTGAATTCCAGCGGATTGCGCGTTCAAGGTTGGCAGTCAGAGCTTTTCCCAACTGGCGAGTACGTTGTTGACACATCTGCTCCTGTGGGTGATTTAAAGATTGAACAAGGGCAGAAAGTAGAAGCTCAAGCAACCCGTAATGTAAAATTTCGTTCCAACCTTAATGCGAATGCATTGATTCTTGATGCTAATGCAACAGCTGCTGAACGCGTTCAAGCTACTCATGGGACTTCGATTGATATTTTTGATCCATATGGAAATCCATGGCGTTTATCGAGTTCTTTTGAGAGAAATGCATTGAATGAATGGAACATGGCTCTTACAATGACTGATAAGGATGGCAACAAGATTGAAAATATCCGTGTGAGCGTTGGTACAGCAAAGCTTGATACGAATAATGCGCTTAATTTGACATTTAATACGAATGGCACATTGGCAGCAATTACAGAAGCAGCTGGCGAAGCTGGTGATACGGATGCCGAAGGCTCTATTTCTGCGATTGTTACATACGACCACCCGGATGGCACGACACAAACATTTAACATGGATCTTGGTGAAGCTGGTTCGGTAAAGAATACTATTACTCAATTTGCGTCCCGATTTACCACAGAAGCTTACGAACAAAACGGCAATGGCATGGGATATATGGAAAGTTTTCTCATCGATGAAAGTGGACTTATTACAGGTGTTATGGATAATGGGGTACGTCGTCCTTTGGGTCAAGTAGCTTTGGCGGTATTTACAAATCCTATGGGCCTTGAAAAACAAGGAACTTCTCTTTATGCCGAGTCCAACAATTCCGGAATGGCATCGATTGGAGAAGCGGGTACTATGGGTCGCGGTAAATTGATAGTTGGTGCGCTTGAGATGTCAAATGTTGATCTTTCCGAAACTTTTACTGATATGATTGTAACTGAAAGAGGATTCCAGTCGAATTCACGTGTGATCACTACCAGCGACAATATGCTGCAGGAA